The genomic interval TCCTCGATGTGAACCTGTGGGGGGTCATCCACGGCTGCCGGCTCTTCGGGCGCCAGATGGCGGAGCGCGGCCAGGGCGGCCATATCGTCAACACCGCTTCCGCTGCCGCCTTCCAGCCGTCCAGGGCGCTCCCCGCGTACAGCACGTCGAAGGCCGCCGTGCTGATGCTCAGCGAGTGCCTGCGCGCGGAGCTCGCCGAGAAGTCGATCGGGGTCAGCGCGATCTGCCCGGGGATCGTCAACACCGGCATCACCGCCACGGCGCGGTTCGTCGGCACGGACGAGGCGGAGGAGCAGCGGCTGCGGAAGCGCGCCGGCAAGCTCTACGGGGCGCGCAACTACCCGCCCGAGAAGGTGGCGGAGGCGATTCTCCGTGCGGTCGTGCGCAATCAGGCCGTCGTTCCGGTGACGCCGGAGTCCCACGCCGTACGCTTCCTGTCCCGCGTCGGCCCCGGGATGCTGCGGGGCATCGCCCGGCTGAAGCCGCCGCTGTGAGCAGGGCGAAGGCTGGGGGCTCGGAGGGCGAACGGGGTTCTCCGGCAGTTCCGTCGGCACCCGAGTACCGGATCGAGGACCTCGCGCACGCGAGTGGTGCCACGGTCCGCACGATTCGCGGCTACCAGGACCGCGGACTGCTGCCCGCCCCGGAGCGACGGGGCCGGGCCAATGTGTACGGACCGGCCCACCTCAGCCGTCTCCGGCAGATCGCCGATCTGCTGGACCGGGGCTACACCCTGGTCAGCATCAAGGAGTTGCTGGACGCCTGGGAGACGGGGCGCGGTCTGGGCGGTGTGCTGGGGCTCGTCGCCGAGGTGCACGGTCCGTGGACCGACGAGCGGGCCGGTCGCATCACCCGAGCCCAACTCGCTTCCGCATTCGGGGGAGTGGCCGATGACCGGGCCATCGGCGAGGCGATCGAGCTCGGCGTACTCGAACGCCTGCCGGGAAACGACGACGAGTTCGGCGTGCCCAGCCCCCAGGAACTCGCGGTCGCGGCTGAGTTGTACGCGGCGGGCGTGCCGCTGTCCGCGATTGCCGGGCAGCTGCGGGAACTTCGCGGGCAGGTCGAGCAGATAGCTTCGCGCTTCCTGGAGTTCACGACTGAGCATGTCTTCGCCCGGTACCTCGGCCACAACTCACCGACCGACGCCGATGCCGACGACGCGGCCTCGATGGTGAGGCGGTTGAGACCGCTCGCCCAGCAGGCCGTGGAAGTCGAACTCGCTCGCGCGATGAGGATGTTCGCGACGCAACACCTGGAGGAACATCTCGCCGCGGATGCAGCCGACGGGTCGGTAGCCGCTGCCCGGGACGAGGCGACCGTGAGCCTTCCGTACTCGACAATCGACGCGGTCGAGCGCCTGGTTGGGCCGGGCGGCGTCGGCGCCTTCATCGCCGCCGCCTCGGAACGGGAGGTGAACAAAAGGACGTTGGACGCCCTCGTCCCACCAGCCCACGGAAAGTGACAACTTGCACAAAACACCCATGAGGGACACTAGTTGTCCACAGTACCGCCAATTCGCCTGTGGATAAGTCGAACTGACTGTGGATCAAACCTTGGGCCCGAAATCGTTTCGGTGAAGGCTGAGCGAAATGGGCATGCGTCTGGGACACGTCGGCAGCACGCTGGAAGGATGGATGAAAGACGCACCGTCAAGGTGTCCAAGTACGTCTCCAAGCACCTGCGGCACCAGCCCGAGCGGATCGGGCTCACGCTCGACGCCCACGGCTGGGTGCCGATCGAGGAGCTGCTGAGCGCGGCGGCCCGTCATCACTTCCCGATCAGCAGGGCGGAGCTCGACCATGTGGTCGCCTCCAACGACAAGCAGCGCTTCGCCGTCGACGCCGACCGCATCCGGGCGAGCCAGGGACACACCGTGGCCGTGGACCTGGGGCTGCCGCCGGCCGAACCGCCCGCGTACCTCTACCACGGTACGGTCGGCCGTTCCCTGGACGCGATCCGAGCCGAGGGGCTGCGCCCGATGAACCGGACCCATGTGCATCTCTCGCCCGACCGCGAGACCGCTACCCGCGTGGGGGCCCGGCGCGGGCGCCCCGTCGTGCTGTCCGTCGAGGCGGGCGCCATGCACCGCGCGGGCCACACGTTCTGGGTCAGCGCCAACGGGGTGTGGCTCACGGATGCCGTGCCCGCCGAGTTCCTGCGCCTGCCGGGCTGAGCCGGGACCCGAGAGCGCACGGGCCCGGACCGCCGTCAGCCGGCCAGCTGGGCCGCGCCCCGCGTCGCGATCTCCTCGAACAGCTTCTCGTCCGGCACCGCCGCATCGAACCCCGGCCCGTCGGCCGGCACCGGCGCGTGGATGACGATCTCCGTGAACCCCAGCTCCGCATGCCTGCCCGCGAAGTCCACGAACGCGTCGACGGACTCGAACGGCCGACCCCCGCCCGCGGCGAGACCCGGGTTGAACTCCGGCGTGAATCCGGTCAGCAGGACCTTCTCCAGCTCGGCCACGTCCCGCCCGGCCTCCGCGCACGCGCGCCCCAGCCCGCCCATTTGCCGCCCAAGGGCCTCGACCGACTGCGCGCCGCTGCCCGCCTCGTACAACTTCGGATCCCCCGTGGTCACCCACGCCTGACCGTGGCGCGCGGCCAGCGCCAGGCCGCGCGGCCCCGTGGCGGCGACGGCGAACGGCAGGCGGGGCCGCTGCACGCAGCCGGGCAGATTCCGCGCCTCGGTGGCCGCGTAGAAGTCCCCCTCGTACGACTTCCCGGCCGGCTCCCGCAACAAGGCGTCGAGCAGGGTCACGAACTCGCCGAAGCGGTCGGCGCGCTCCCGCGGCGTCCACGGCGCCTCGCCACTCCGCAGCAGCGTCGTCGCGTCGAAGCCGTTGCCGCCCGCACCGATGCCCAGCGTGATCCGCCCCGCCGAGATGTCGTCGAGCGAGATCAGCTCCTTGGCGAGGGTGACCGGGTGGCGGAAGTTCGGCGAGGTGACGAGCGTGCCGAGGCGGAGGTGGGTGGTGGCTGTCGCGGCTGCCGTGAGCGTCGGCAGCGCGCCGAACCACGGGCTGTCCCGGAAGGCCCGCCAGGACAGGTGGTCGTAGGTGTAGGCGGCGTGGAACCCCAGCTCCTCGGCGCGCCGCCAGCGTTCGCGTCCGCCCTCATGCCAGCGGTGGAT from Streptomyces drozdowiczii carries:
- a CDS encoding RNA 2'-phosphotransferase encodes the protein MDERRTVKVSKYVSKHLRHQPERIGLTLDAHGWVPIEELLSAAARHHFPISRAELDHVVASNDKQRFAVDADRIRASQGHTVAVDLGLPPAEPPAYLYHGTVGRSLDAIRAEGLRPMNRTHVHLSPDRETATRVGARRGRPVVLSVEAGAMHRAGHTFWVSANGVWLTDAVPAEFLRLPG
- a CDS encoding MerR family transcriptional regulator; the protein is MSRAKAGGSEGERGSPAVPSAPEYRIEDLAHASGATVRTIRGYQDRGLLPAPERRGRANVYGPAHLSRLRQIADLLDRGYTLVSIKELLDAWETGRGLGGVLGLVAEVHGPWTDERAGRITRAQLASAFGGVADDRAIGEAIELGVLERLPGNDDEFGVPSPQELAVAAELYAAGVPLSAIAGQLRELRGQVEQIASRFLEFTTEHVFARYLGHNSPTDADADDAASMVRRLRPLAQQAVEVELARAMRMFATQHLEEHLAADAADGSVAAARDEATVSLPYSTIDAVERLVGPGGVGAFIAAASEREVNKRTLDALVPPAHGK
- a CDS encoding LLM class flavin-dependent oxidoreductase is translated as MRLSTVILPIHRWHEGGRERWRRAEELGFHAAYTYDHLSWRAFRDSPWFGALPTLTAAATATTHLRLGTLVTSPNFRHPVTLAKELISLDDISAGRITLGIGAGGNGFDATTLLRSGEAPWTPRERADRFGEFVTLLDALLREPAGKSYEGDFYAATEARNLPGCVQRPRLPFAVAATGPRGLALAARHGQAWVTTGDPKLYEAGSGAQSVEALGRQMGGLGRACAEAGRDVAELEKVLLTGFTPEFNPGLAAGGGRPFESVDAFVDFAGRHAELGFTEIVIHAPVPADGPGFDAAVPDEKLFEEIATRGAAQLAG